ATGTTGCTGAGGCGGCCGGTTACGAAATTGTCGACACACAGCACCTCATGCCCCTGCGCGAGCAATCGCTCGCACAGATGCGACCCCAGAAAGCCGGCGCCACCCGTGATCAAAACACGCTGGGAAGCAGGTGTCACAGATACTGAATGCAGGTTCGACATTTAGCCTCCAATAGACCTTCTCATTGCCGCTGGTTGTCGTTGGGCGATGGCGCTGTTCAATCGGTGACACGGGCGCGCCATGCGCGACCTAACGGCGGATAGTTGGTGTCCCTATCCTGGTCGAACCAGTCCTCTGACTTGCTCTTAGGCGCCATATGCTTGCGCTTGGCGGCCAACTAAGGGCCTGAATTCGCTATGCCGTTGGGTACGAGGATGATTTTGACGCCGGCGCCAGCCGTCCGCCTACGGGCGCCACGCGTGCCTGATCGCAGTTCGTCGCTTTTGGGCTACTTTTAGTTGGCGAGGGCGTGCGCTCGAGCCTTGCGAAATTCTGATGGATTCTTGCCCGTCCAGCGGCGCCAAGCATGGCTGAACGAACTGGGTTGCTGAAATCCTAAGAGCCACGCGATCTTTGAAACGGGCAGCCGCTGGTCCTCGAGATAGCGCTCAGCTTGTTCACGTCTAAAATCGTCGAGGATCTCCCCAAAGCTCAGACCTTCCATCGCCAGCCGACGAGCAAAGGTCCTTTCACTTAAGCCCAGCTGCCGCGCGACTGTCTTTGCTTGGGCATCGGCATGTGGCAGGAGAGGTGCGATCGTGTTTTCGACCAGCGTGCGGAATGGACTTACGTTTGATGGTCGCTGCGCAATCGCTTCTTCGCAATTCCTTACCATCAACTCATTCAGGAACGGGTCGGCGTTGATGAGTGGCATATCGAATACTTCACCATCAAAGCACACCTCATCAACCGATGCGCCAAACTCAGGAAGGCAACCGAACAGCCGTTGTATCTCGACCAGCTCGCCGGATCGATGATGCGCGAACTTTACGGAGACGGGCGCGATCCTTCGTCCAACCAACTCCCGGCACAGCCGCACGAATGCGAATGTCAGAAATTCCATCTGGTGCCGATCCAGGTGCCGAGGAACCCCGGTG
This genomic stretch from Nordella sp. HKS 07 harbors:
- a CDS encoding AraC family transcriptional regulator produces the protein MEQNQTISQTLTATPRTAGLALRLALAELKRRHIDPARLLSQAGVPAAALADRLGISVISQINFLELVSRATKDDWIGLTLARDFDLRELSMLYYAAASSYQLGDAVKRLERYARLGNEALMVRLSKGKLFSVSISYTGVPRHLDRHQMEFLTFAFVRLCRELVGRRIAPVSVKFAHHRSGELVEIQRLFGCLPEFGASVDEVCFDGEVFDMPLINADPFLNELMVRNCEEAIAQRPSNVSPFRTLVENTIAPLLPHADAQAKTVARQLGLSERTFARRLAMEGLSFGEILDDFRREQAERYLEDQRLPVSKIAWLLGFQQPSSFSHAWRRWTGKNPSEFRKARAHALAN